A window from Cellulomonas sp. C5510 encodes these proteins:
- a CDS encoding acyltransferase: MSTIGARAPNANTTVSHHLPRLGVLDLLRLVAAVSVVLFHLTARDHSRWAAGLPHTVFPGLAAVSRYGYLGVHLFFAISGFVILLSAWGRPARALVASRVSRLFPAYWAAVLLTATLRWAWPGFDARTPGEVLVNLTMLQDPLGVPRVDGVYWTLWVELQFYVVVAVMARIGLTAPRVVALCAVAPAVTLVALQVPSVARFASLTEWLPLFCAGMAVFVIRREGGRAVLWLVLVANTLTAAAVAATRTTSAIDAIASGPRTSPAVVAAGVVLVVGLVAAAALVPQVSRVDARWLTAAGLLTYPLYLTHEYVGWAVIDLLSPLTAAAVVLAAACAVCGGVAVALHRAAERPVQRRVRRWLEHGLRVGDGPPARHAA; the protein is encoded by the coding sequence ATGTCGACGATCGGGGCGCGCGCGCCAAATGCGAATACGACGGTTTCCCATCATCTGCCCCGCCTCGGCGTCCTCGACCTGCTCCGTCTCGTGGCGGCCGTCTCGGTCGTCCTGTTCCACCTCACGGCCCGCGACCACTCCCGCTGGGCCGCCGGGCTCCCGCACACCGTGTTCCCCGGGCTCGCGGCGGTCTCGCGCTACGGCTACCTGGGCGTTCACCTCTTCTTCGCGATCAGCGGGTTCGTGATCCTGCTGTCGGCGTGGGGACGGCCGGCGCGGGCGCTCGTCGCGTCACGCGTCTCCCGGCTGTTCCCCGCCTACTGGGCGGCCGTCCTGCTCACCGCCACGCTCCGCTGGGCGTGGCCGGGCTTCGACGCCCGGACGCCCGGCGAGGTGCTGGTCAACCTGACGATGCTGCAGGACCCCCTGGGGGTGCCCCGGGTCGACGGGGTGTACTGGACGCTCTGGGTCGAGCTGCAGTTCTACGTCGTGGTCGCCGTGATGGCCCGGATCGGCCTGACGGCGCCCAGGGTGGTGGCGCTCTGCGCCGTGGCGCCGGCGGTCACCTTGGTCGCGCTCCAGGTGCCGTCGGTGGCCCGGTTCGCGTCCCTCACGGAGTGGCTGCCGCTCTTCTGCGCCGGGATGGCGGTGTTCGTCATCCGACGGGAGGGCGGGCGCGCCGTGCTGTGGCTCGTCCTCGTGGCGAACACCCTGACCGCGGCGGCCGTAGCCGCCACGCGGACGACGTCCGCCATCGACGCGATCGCGTCCGGACCGCGCACCTCCCCGGCGGTGGTCGCCGCGGGGGTGGTGCTCGTCGTGGGCCTGGTGGCGGCGGCGGCCCTCGTGCCGCAGGTCAGCAGGGTCGACGCGCGCTGGCTGACGGCGGCGGGGCTGCTCACGTACCCGCTCTACCTCACGCACGAGTACGTGGGCTGGGCGGTCATCGACCTGCTGTCGCCGCTCACGGCGGCCGCCGTCGTGCTGGCGGCCGCGTGCGCGGTGTGCGGCGGTGTCGCGGTCGCGCTGCACCGGGCGGCCGAACGCCCGGTCCAGCGGCGCGTCCGCCGGTGGCTGGAGCACGGGCTTCGGGTCGGCGACGGGCCCCCTGCACGACACGCGGCGTGA
- the ppdK gene encoding pyruvate, phosphate dikinase encodes MASYVQDFSEGDKDQKDLLGGKGANLAEMTRLGLPVPPGFTITTDACRAYMRTGHLPAELRVEVTMAVRRLEDALGRGFGDFHDPLLVSVRSGAKFSMPGMMETVLNVGLNDASVVGLAEFSGDERFAWDSYRRLIQMFGKTVLDIDGELFADTLDKAKAAKGVHDDVDLDATDLRHLVDSFKEIVRTESGREFPQHPREQLDLAIVAVLRSWNTDRARLYRRRERIPDDLGTAVNVCSMVFGNLGPTSGTGVAFTRDPATGHTGDYGDYLVNAQGEDVVAGIRNTLSLAEMEEVDPQSYADLRQAMRRLETHYRDLCDVEFTVERGKLWMLQTRVGKRTAPAAFRIATQLVDEHLITMDEALARVSGAQLSQLMFPQFDSTAERTLLTKGMAASPGAAVGHAVFDSAMAQERAAHGEDVVLVRRETNPDDLGGMIAAVGVLTARGGKTSHAAVVARGMGRTCVVGADELVIDPVARTMTVRGHVVSEGDTIAIDGSTGEVYLGAVPVVPSPVSTYLESGLDAALAQAGDDDQTADLVRAVDRVLTHADTTRRLRVHANADTAEDARRARSLGAQGIGLCRTEHMFLGERRVLVERVVLAEDDDERQAALDALLPLQRADFAALLEEMDGLPTTIRLIDPPLHEFLPDLTELSVKVALAEERGEVDPADVKLLAAVRRMHEANPMLGLRGVRLGLVVPGLFALQIRAVCEATADRLEAGGTPHAEIMVPLVGSVMELHLVRDEALRIMGEVGRARGVALDLPVGAMIELPRAALTADRIAEVAQFFSFGTNDLTQTTWGFSRDDVEGAFFPEYLENGVLTISPFETIDTKGVGRLVRIAVEEGRATRPDLTVGVCGEHGGDPESIRFFDAAGLDYVSCSPFRVPVARLEAGRAAIQGPDTDVR; translated from the coding sequence GTGGCCAGCTATGTCCAGGACTTCTCCGAGGGTGACAAGGACCAGAAGGACCTGCTCGGCGGCAAGGGTGCGAACCTGGCCGAGATGACCCGGCTGGGACTGCCGGTGCCACCGGGCTTCACCATCACGACCGACGCCTGCCGGGCGTACATGCGCACCGGGCACCTGCCGGCCGAGCTGCGTGTCGAGGTCACGATGGCCGTCCGCCGGCTGGAGGACGCGCTGGGCCGCGGGTTCGGCGACTTCCACGACCCGCTGCTGGTGTCCGTGCGCTCCGGGGCGAAGTTCTCCATGCCCGGGATGATGGAGACGGTGCTGAACGTCGGGCTGAACGACGCGTCCGTCGTCGGGCTCGCGGAGTTCTCCGGCGACGAGCGGTTCGCGTGGGACTCGTACCGCCGGCTCATCCAGATGTTCGGCAAGACGGTGCTGGACATCGACGGCGAGCTGTTCGCGGACACGCTCGACAAGGCGAAGGCCGCCAAGGGCGTGCACGACGACGTCGACCTGGACGCGACCGACCTGCGGCACCTCGTCGACTCGTTCAAGGAGATCGTCCGCACGGAGTCCGGCCGGGAGTTCCCCCAGCACCCGCGCGAGCAGCTCGACCTCGCGATCGTCGCCGTGCTGCGGTCCTGGAACACCGACCGCGCACGCCTGTACCGCCGCCGCGAGCGCATCCCCGACGACCTGGGCACCGCCGTCAACGTGTGCTCGATGGTGTTCGGCAACCTCGGCCCGACGTCCGGGACCGGGGTGGCGTTCACACGCGACCCCGCGACCGGGCACACCGGTGACTACGGCGACTACCTGGTCAACGCGCAGGGCGAGGACGTCGTCGCGGGGATCCGCAACACGCTGAGCCTCGCGGAGATGGAGGAGGTCGACCCGCAGTCGTACGCGGACCTGCGCCAGGCCATGCGGCGGCTCGAGACGCACTACCGCGACCTGTGCGACGTGGAGTTCACGGTCGAGCGCGGCAAGCTCTGGATGCTGCAGACCCGCGTCGGCAAGCGCACGGCGCCGGCGGCGTTCCGGATCGCCACCCAGCTGGTCGACGAGCACCTCATCACGATGGACGAGGCGCTGGCCCGGGTCAGCGGGGCGCAGCTCTCGCAGCTGATGTTCCCGCAGTTCGACTCGACGGCCGAGCGCACCCTCCTCACGAAGGGCATGGCGGCGTCCCCCGGTGCGGCGGTCGGGCACGCGGTCTTCGACTCGGCCATGGCCCAGGAGCGCGCGGCGCACGGCGAGGACGTCGTGCTGGTGCGGCGCGAGACCAACCCGGACGACCTCGGCGGCATGATCGCGGCGGTCGGCGTCCTGACCGCCCGGGGCGGCAAGACGTCGCACGCGGCCGTCGTCGCACGCGGCATGGGCCGCACCTGCGTGGTCGGGGCGGACGAGCTGGTGATCGACCCGGTCGCCCGCACGATGACCGTCCGCGGCCACGTCGTCTCCGAGGGCGACACGATCGCCATCGACGGCTCGACGGGCGAGGTGTACCTCGGCGCGGTGCCCGTCGTCCCGTCCCCGGTCAGCACCTACCTGGAGTCCGGGCTGGACGCGGCGCTCGCGCAGGCCGGCGACGACGACCAGACGGCCGACCTGGTGCGCGCGGTCGACCGCGTCCTCACCCACGCCGACACCACGCGCCGGCTGCGCGTGCACGCGAACGCCGACACCGCCGAGGACGCCCGCCGGGCGCGCTCGCTGGGCGCCCAGGGCATCGGGCTGTGCCGCACCGAGCACATGTTCCTCGGCGAGCGCCGCGTCCTGGTCGAGCGGGTGGTGCTCGCGGAGGACGACGACGAGCGTCAGGCCGCCCTCGACGCCCTGCTGCCCCTGCAGCGGGCGGACTTCGCGGCGCTGCTCGAGGAGATGGACGGGCTGCCGACGACGATCCGGCTGATCGACCCGCCGCTGCACGAGTTCCTCCCCGACCTCACCGAGCTGTCCGTCAAGGTCGCCCTGGCCGAGGAGCGCGGCGAGGTCGACCCGGCGGACGTCAAGCTGCTCGCGGCGGTCCGCCGGATGCACGAGGCGAACCCGATGCTCGGCCTGCGCGGCGTCCGCCTCGGGCTCGTGGTGCCGGGGCTGTTCGCGCTGCAGATCCGGGCGGTCTGCGAGGCCACCGCCGACCGGCTCGAGGCCGGCGGCACCCCGCACGCCGAGATCATGGTCCCGCTGGTCGGCTCCGTGATGGAGCTGCACCTGGTCCGCGACGAGGCGCTGCGGATCATGGGCGAGGTCGGCCGGGCCCGCGGCGTCGCGCTCGACCTGCCGGTCGGGGCGATGATCGAGCTGCCCCGCGCCGCGCTCACCGCCGACCGGATCGCGGAGGTGGCGCAGTTCTTCTCGTTCGGCACCAACGACCTCACGCAGACCACGTGGGGCTTCTCCCGGGACGACGTCGAGGGGGCGTTCTTCCCGGAGTACCTCGAGAACGGGGTGCTGACCATCTCCCCGTTCGAGACCATCGACACCAAGGGCGTCGGGCGCCTCGTGCGCATCGCGGTGGAGGAGGGCCGGGCCACCCGACCGGACCTCACCGTCGGGGTGTGCGGCGAGCACGGCGGTGACCCGGAGTCGATCCGGTTCTTCGACGCGGCCGGGCTGGACTACGTGTCCTGCTCGCCGTTCCGGGTGCCGGTCGCGCGGCTCGAGGCCGGCAGGGCCGCGATCCAGGGTCCCGACACCGACGTCCGCTGA
- a CDS encoding S1C family serine protease: MDHETAPRPTPAQPHDPTTAPGPGPDGDQPPVPRRSRRRRTAVALLASGAVAAGLVLGGTAYALGLPDGGADPGLAAAPSTGNSFGTGRQQAGAGGWDGPSTTLPGGGSGGAGSGSSTATLDATTATEAQQSGVVLISTVLGYRSAEAAGTGVVLTSDGLVVTNNHVVEGATQITVTIGSTGETYTAEVVGTDATADVAVLQLQGASGLTPAALDDDEAGVAVGDAVTAVGNAEGGGVLLAADGTVTGLDESITTQAEGVSSGESLSGLIEVDADVVSGDSGGPLLDDEGEVVGITTAASSGSADITGYAIPIQDVLDVVTQIVAGQDTDTITLGYPAFLGVQLATTGGDAAAVNGLPGSATGSTTGGAAGAPVAGVIDGTPAAQAGLVAGDTITAVDGVTVADGDALSAALAAHAPGDQVALTWTTATGTTQSATVTLVEGPAD, from the coding sequence GTGGACCACGAGACCGCGCCCCGGCCGACCCCGGCCCAGCCCCACGACCCGACGACCGCGCCCGGCCCCGGTCCCGATGGCGACCAGCCGCCGGTGCCCCGCCGCTCGCGGCGCCGGCGGACGGCCGTCGCGCTGCTCGCCTCCGGGGCGGTCGCGGCCGGGCTGGTGCTGGGCGGGACCGCGTACGCGCTCGGCCTGCCTGACGGTGGGGCGGACCCGGGCCTGGCGGCGGCGCCCTCGACCGGGAACAGCTTCGGCACCGGCCGTCAGCAGGCCGGTGCGGGCGGCTGGGACGGGCCGTCGACGACGCTCCCCGGCGGGGGCTCCGGCGGCGCGGGCTCCGGGTCCTCCACCGCCACTCTCGACGCGACGACCGCCACCGAGGCGCAGCAGAGCGGCGTCGTGCTGATCTCGACGGTGCTCGGCTACCGGTCCGCTGAGGCTGCCGGCACCGGTGTCGTGCTGACGTCCGATGGGCTCGTCGTCACGAACAACCACGTGGTCGAGGGCGCGACGCAGATCACGGTCACCATCGGGTCGACGGGGGAGACGTACACGGCCGAGGTCGTCGGCACCGACGCCACGGCGGACGTCGCGGTGCTCCAGCTCCAGGGCGCGTCCGGCCTCACCCCCGCCGCGCTCGACGACGACGAGGCGGGTGTCGCGGTCGGCGACGCGGTGACGGCCGTCGGCAACGCCGAGGGCGGCGGCGTGCTGCTCGCGGCGGACGGCACGGTCACGGGCCTCGACGAGTCCATCACCACGCAGGCCGAGGGCGTGTCGTCGGGGGAGTCGCTCAGCGGGCTGATCGAGGTCGACGCCGACGTGGTGTCCGGCGACTCCGGCGGCCCGCTGCTGGACGACGAGGGCGAGGTCGTCGGCATCACGACCGCTGCGTCGTCCGGCTCGGCGGACATCACCGGCTACGCCATCCCGATCCAGGACGTGCTCGACGTGGTGACGCAGATCGTCGCAGGCCAGGACACCGACACGATCACGCTCGGCTACCCGGCGTTCCTCGGGGTGCAGCTCGCGACGACGGGCGGTGACGCGGCGGCCGTGAACGGCCTGCCCGGCTCGGCGACCGGGTCGACCACGGGCGGCGCGGCGGGTGCTCCGGTCGCCGGCGTCATCGACGGGACCCCCGCCGCGCAGGCCGGCCTGGTCGCCGGGGACACGATCACGGCCGTCGACGGCGTGACGGTCGCGGACGGTGACGCGCTGAGCGCGGCGCTCGCGGCGCACGCCCCCGGCGACCAGGTCGCGCTGACCTGGACCACGGCCACCGGTACGACGCAGTCCGCCACGGTCACCCTCGTCGAGGGCCCGGCCGACTGA
- a CDS encoding amidohydrolase, translated as MTSSSLVAVTGGYVVPVSSEPVEGGTVLIRDGRIEAVGADVAVPEGATVVDATGRWVLPGFVEAHGHVGIHEEGEGVAGDDTNEMTGPNMAAVRAIDAVNIDDEGFRDALAGGVTSVVVKPGSGNPIGGQSVALKSWGGRTIDEQVISAAVSVKSALGENPKRVYGGKNQTPSTRLGTALVIREAFTAAQHYRAARAAAESKGEPFKTDLGLETLARVLDGELVWDQHTHRHDDIATAIRLADEFGYRLVVNHGTDGHKLADVLAERDVPVIFGPMFTSRSKVELRDRAIANLAALARAGVRVAITTDHPVVPINFLVHQATLAVKEGLPRQTALEALTVNPAAFLGLDGRVGALEPGRDGDVVVWSGDPLDVHARAEHVLIEGRTVYTWDVEASRGRVVERSERFAG; from the coding sequence ATGACCTCCTCCTCTCTCGTCGCCGTCACCGGCGGCTACGTCGTCCCCGTCAGCTCCGAGCCCGTCGAGGGCGGCACCGTCCTGATCCGCGACGGCCGCATCGAGGCGGTCGGCGCCGACGTGGCGGTCCCCGAGGGCGCGACCGTCGTGGACGCGACCGGGCGCTGGGTGCTGCCGGGCTTCGTCGAGGCGCACGGCCACGTCGGCATCCACGAGGAGGGCGAGGGCGTCGCGGGCGACGACACGAACGAGATGACCGGGCCGAACATGGCCGCGGTCCGGGCGATCGACGCGGTGAACATCGACGACGAGGGCTTCCGGGACGCGCTGGCCGGCGGCGTCACGTCCGTCGTGGTGAAGCCGGGGTCCGGCAACCCGATCGGCGGCCAGAGCGTGGCCCTGAAGTCGTGGGGCGGCCGCACCATCGACGAGCAGGTGATCTCCGCGGCCGTGAGCGTGAAGTCGGCGCTCGGCGAGAACCCGAAGCGCGTCTACGGCGGCAAGAACCAGACGCCGTCCACACGCCTGGGGACCGCGTTGGTGATCCGCGAGGCGTTCACCGCCGCGCAGCACTACCGGGCGGCGCGGGCCGCGGCCGAGTCCAAGGGCGAGCCGTTCAAGACGGACCTGGGGCTGGAGACGCTGGCCCGGGTGCTCGACGGCGAGCTGGTCTGGGACCAGCACACCCACCGGCACGACGACATCGCCACCGCGATCCGGCTGGCCGACGAGTTCGGGTACCGCCTGGTGGTCAACCACGGCACGGACGGGCACAAGCTCGCGGACGTGCTGGCGGAGCGGGACGTGCCGGTGATCTTCGGCCCGATGTTCACGTCCCGGTCGAAGGTCGAGCTGCGCGACCGCGCCATCGCGAACCTCGCGGCGCTCGCCCGGGCGGGTGTGCGCGTCGCGATCACGACCGACCACCCCGTCGTGCCGATCAACTTCCTCGTGCACCAGGCGACGCTCGCCGTGAAGGAGGGGCTGCCGCGGCAGACCGCGCTCGAGGCGCTGACGGTCAACCCGGCCGCGTTCCTCGGGCTGGACGGCCGGGTCGGGGCGCTGGAGCCGGGGCGAGACGGCGACGTCGTGGTGTGGTCGGGGGACCCGCTCGACGTGCACGCGCGTGCGGAGCACGTCCTCATCGAGGGTCGCACCGTGTACACGTGGGACGTCGAGGCGTCGCGGGGCCGGGTCGTCGAGCGGTCGGAGCGCTTCGCCGGCTGA
- a CDS encoding ketopantoate reductase family protein, translated as MRYVIIGAGAVGGTIGGLLAEAGRDVVLVARGAHLDALRSGGLHLTTPAGARTVRTAVASRPEDVQLRRDDVLVLAVKSQDTDTTLADWAGRPVDGGRTAGEDLLLVCAQNGVDNERTALRRFARVAGMCVWLPATFLEPGRVSASGSPVTGVLTLGSVPAGAADADLAEVSRDLEAAGFRAPVVEDVAAWKYAKLLSNLGNAVEALCGPVRGAARELADAAVAEAREVLAAAGVSPVDSAEEARAREGFTLVDLPGVDRRGGSTWQSLVRGAGSVEAAYLNGEIALLGRLHRVPVPVNATLLRLVEDAAARGEQPGGHDPAEVLATARAAG; from the coding sequence GTGCGATACGTGATCATCGGCGCCGGCGCGGTCGGCGGGACCATCGGGGGGCTGCTGGCCGAGGCGGGCCGGGACGTCGTGCTCGTCGCGCGCGGCGCGCACCTCGACGCGCTGCGGTCCGGCGGCCTGCACCTGACGACGCCCGCGGGCGCCCGGACCGTGCGCACCGCCGTCGCGTCCCGGCCGGAGGACGTCCAGCTGCGGCGCGACGACGTGCTGGTGCTCGCCGTGAAGTCGCAGGACACCGACACCACGCTGGCCGACTGGGCCGGTCGCCCCGTCGACGGCGGCCGCACCGCCGGCGAGGACCTGCTGCTGGTGTGCGCCCAGAACGGCGTCGACAACGAGCGCACCGCGCTGCGGCGGTTCGCCCGGGTGGCCGGCATGTGCGTCTGGCTCCCCGCGACGTTCCTGGAGCCGGGCCGGGTGTCTGCCTCCGGCTCCCCGGTCACCGGGGTGCTGACGCTGGGGTCCGTGCCCGCGGGTGCGGCCGACGCCGACCTGGCGGAGGTCTCCCGCGACCTCGAGGCCGCCGGGTTCCGCGCGCCCGTCGTCGAGGACGTCGCCGCGTGGAAGTACGCGAAGCTGCTGAGCAACCTCGGCAACGCCGTCGAGGCGCTCTGCGGCCCGGTGCGCGGCGCAGCGCGTGAGCTCGCCGACGCCGCGGTCGCCGAGGCGCGCGAGGTGCTGGCCGCCGCGGGCGTCTCTCCCGTCGACTCCGCCGAGGAGGCGCGAGCCCGCGAGGGGTTCACCCTGGTCGACCTGCCCGGCGTCGACCGGCGCGGCGGCTCCACGTGGCAGAGCCTCGTGCGGGGCGCGGGCTCGGTGGAGGCGGCGTACCTGAACGGCGAGATCGCGCTGCTCGGACGGCTGCACCGCGTGCCGGTACCGGTGAACGCCACGCTGCTGCGGCTCGTCGAGGACGCGGCGGCGCGGGGTGAGCAGCCCGGCGGGCACGACCCGGCGGAGGTCCTGGCCACCGCGCGCGCGGCGGGCTGA
- a CDS encoding RNA-binding S4 domain-containing protein, whose amino-acid sequence MGPPSTRVDRWVWAVRLTKTRALAAAACRAGHVRVNGDRAKPATTVRVGDEVRVRGEGPERIVEVAHVVERRVGPVPAAACYVDRTPPPPPPEHVAAAGVRERGAGRPTKRERRELDRLRGRDR is encoded by the coding sequence GTGGGGCCACCCTCGACGCGGGTCGACCGGTGGGTGTGGGCCGTCCGGCTGACCAAGACCCGCGCGCTCGCCGCGGCGGCGTGCCGGGCGGGCCACGTCCGCGTCAACGGCGATCGCGCGAAGCCGGCCACGACCGTGCGCGTCGGGGACGAGGTACGCGTGCGCGGCGAGGGCCCCGAGCGGATCGTCGAGGTCGCCCACGTCGTCGAGCGCCGCGTCGGCCCCGTCCCGGCAGCCGCGTGCTACGTCGACCGCACCCCGCCGCCCCCGCCCCCGGAGCACGTGGCCGCGGCCGGCGTCCGCGAGCGTGGCGCCGGACGCCCGACCAAGCGCGAGCGCCGCGAGCTCGACCGCCTGCGCGGCCGCGACCGCTGA
- a CDS encoding DUF72 domain-containing protein — translation MASDIRIGISGWRYAPWRGVFYPTGLPQRRELEFASRRLRSIEVNGSFYALQRPESYLAWRAEVPEGFVFSVKGGRFVTHMKKLADVEVPLANFFASGVLALGPALGPVLWQLPPTLGFDAGRLARFFDLLPRTTAAAAELAGRHDERLDGRAWTTTDDDRPLRHVLEVRHASFEDPAFPALLREHGIGLVVADTAGRWPYLEDVTADLVYVRLHGDSELYVSGYDDPALDRWADRVRAWSAGGEPADARRLGPAAPAVPGGRDVFVYFDNDTKVRAPVDAMGLARRLGVGPPDPG, via the coding sequence ATGGCCTCGGACATCCGGATCGGCATCTCCGGCTGGCGGTACGCGCCCTGGCGAGGGGTGTTCTACCCCACGGGCCTGCCGCAGCGCCGCGAGCTGGAGTTCGCTTCCCGGCGCCTGCGCAGCATCGAGGTCAACGGCTCGTTCTACGCGCTGCAGCGCCCCGAGTCGTACCTCGCCTGGCGCGCGGAGGTCCCCGAGGGGTTCGTCTTCTCGGTCAAGGGCGGTCGCTTCGTGACCCACATGAAGAAGCTCGCCGACGTCGAGGTGCCGCTCGCGAACTTCTTCGCCTCGGGCGTGCTCGCGCTCGGACCGGCCCTCGGGCCGGTGCTGTGGCAGCTGCCGCCGACGCTCGGGTTCGACGCCGGCCGGCTCGCACGGTTCTTCGACCTGCTGCCGCGGACGACGGCGGCCGCCGCCGAGCTCGCCGGACGGCACGACGAGAGGCTCGACGGCCGGGCCTGGACGACCACGGACGACGACCGACCGCTGCGCCACGTCCTCGAGGTGCGGCACGCGTCGTTCGAGGACCCCGCGTTCCCCGCCCTGCTGCGCGAGCACGGCATCGGGCTGGTCGTCGCGGACACCGCGGGACGCTGGCCGTACCTGGAGGACGTGACCGCCGACCTGGTGTACGTGCGGCTCCACGGCGACTCCGAGCTCTACGTGTCCGGCTACGACGACCCGGCCCTGGACCGGTGGGCCGACCGGGTGCGCGCCTGGAGCGCCGGGGGAGAGCCGGCGGACGCCCGCCGCCTCGGCCCCGCAGCACCCGCGGTGCCCGGTGGTCGCGACGTCTTCGTGTACTTCGACAACGACACGAAGGTCCGTGCGCCCGTCGACGCGATGGGACTGGCCCGCCGCCTGGGCGTCGGCCCGCCGGACCCGGGCTGA
- a CDS encoding MFS transporter, with translation MHADAVPPPPPVAAPRRPAGPARPARRRTVAAWALWDWGSAAFNAVITTFVFTRWLTSDAFVEPEVAAAGGAALDAALAEHSTWLGWGLTAAGAAIALLAPVAGTRADGSGRRRRGLAVHTSVTVVLCAAMALVRPDPDALTANLLLGIALLATANLTFELASVHYNALLPRVATPATLGRVSGIGWGAGYLGGIVLLLVLFVGFIDPEVGWFGVTPADGANIRVAVLLSAVWFAAFAVPVLVAVPDDPAPAAARRAAGASGARAGWRAAVGAYRQVAADVRDLWRTSRSTVLFLLASAVYRDGLAGVFTFGAVIASGTFGFSASEVVVFAIAANVVAGVSTVLAGLLDDRVGPRALVVAALAGLVVAGVATFLLADAGAAAFWACGLLLCVFVGPAQSASRSLLTRLAPPGRESQLFGLYATTGRAASFLAPLAFATFVAVSGSQRWGILGLVLVLALGLAALLPLQLPAARVPARAPRPGGGAR, from the coding sequence GTGCACGCCGACGCCGTCCCGCCCCCGCCTCCCGTCGCCGCGCCCCGGCGTCCGGCGGGTCCTGCACGACCCGCCCGCCGCCGCACGGTCGCCGCGTGGGCCCTGTGGGACTGGGGGTCGGCCGCGTTCAACGCGGTCATCACGACGTTCGTCTTCACCCGGTGGCTGACGTCCGACGCGTTCGTGGAGCCGGAGGTCGCGGCCGCCGGAGGCGCAGCCCTCGACGCCGCGCTGGCGGAGCACTCCACGTGGCTCGGCTGGGGGCTCACCGCGGCCGGCGCGGCGATCGCCCTGCTCGCGCCCGTCGCGGGGACGCGGGCCGACGGCTCCGGCCGACGGCGGCGCGGTCTGGCCGTCCACACGTCCGTGACCGTGGTGCTGTGCGCGGCGATGGCGCTCGTCCGCCCCGACCCGGACGCGCTGACGGCGAACCTGCTGCTCGGCATCGCGCTGCTGGCCACGGCGAACCTGACGTTCGAGCTCGCGTCCGTGCACTACAACGCGCTGCTGCCCCGGGTGGCGACGCCGGCGACGCTGGGCCGCGTGAGCGGCATCGGCTGGGGTGCGGGGTACCTCGGCGGCATCGTGCTGCTGCTCGTGCTGTTCGTCGGGTTCATCGACCCGGAGGTCGGCTGGTTCGGTGTGACGCCGGCGGACGGCGCGAACATCCGGGTGGCGGTGCTGCTGTCGGCGGTCTGGTTCGCCGCGTTCGCGGTGCCGGTGCTCGTCGCGGTCCCGGACGACCCCGCACCGGCGGCCGCGCGGCGGGCCGCCGGTGCGTCGGGGGCTCGTGCCGGGTGGCGCGCGGCGGTCGGGGCGTACCGGCAGGTGGCCGCGGACGTCCGGGATCTCTGGCGGACCTCGCGCAGCACCGTGCTGTTCCTGCTCGCCAGCGCCGTGTACCGCGACGGGCTCGCGGGCGTCTTCACGTTCGGGGCGGTGATCGCGTCCGGCACGTTCGGGTTCTCCGCGAGCGAGGTCGTCGTCTTCGCGATCGCGGCGAACGTCGTGGCGGGCGTGTCCACCGTGCTCGCGGGCCTGCTGGACGACCGGGTCGGTCCCCGGGCGCTCGTGGTGGCCGCGCTGGCCGGGCTGGTCGTCGCGGGGGTGGCGACGTTCCTGCTGGCCGACGCCGGTGCGGCGGCGTTCTGGGCGTGCGGCCTGCTGCTGTGCGTGTTCGTGGGGCCGGCGCAGTCCGCGAGCCGCTCGCTGCTCACACGGCTCGCACCGCCCGGGCGTGAGTCGCAGCTGTTCGGGCTGTACGCGACGACGGGCCGGGCGGCGAGCTTCCTGGCGCCGCTGGCGTTCGCGACCTTCGTCGCGGTCTCGGGGTCGCAGCGGTGGGGCATCCTGGGTCTCGTGCTCGTCCTCGCGCTCGGGCTCGCGGCCCTGCTCCCCCTGCAGCTGCCCGCCGCCCGCGTGCCCGCCCGTGCGCCGCGGCCGGGCGGGGGTGCACGGTGA